A window from Bdellovibrionales bacterium encodes these proteins:
- a CDS encoding VWA domain-containing protein has protein sequence MKQMKQVFAISTLSGLILACLIGFQNCSKVAFTEDAAASSLIKNGITDDSTSNSNNNNSGDDSNCRVDLINSTKNVKVLFLIDTSGSNASNNGAAGTDVGKTWRLNTINSFITAYGNKPNFEFAFAYFQGTKADALLKNSSGQGIFSKDMSAINQAVMDLKNIKDEGNTPYDAALSIVRSIIHYDQMVTATKDAGYVVVMVSDGSPTNTSYTDSKNGITNLTNDVNAILAEAPKQISLNTVYLYNQAVPTASQKSYLQKISSLGSGAFIEASSNQTLQISDTVQVPKTVCN, from the coding sequence ATGAAACAGATGAAACAAGTATTCGCCATTTCCACTTTGTCAGGATTGATCTTGGCTTGCCTCATCGGCTTCCAAAACTGTTCTAAAGTTGCATTTACCGAAGATGCAGCAGCATCGTCTCTAATTAAAAACGGTATTACTGACGACTCAACCAGTAACAGTAACAATAATAATAGTGGCGACGACTCCAACTGCCGCGTAGACCTTATTAACAGCACTAAAAACGTAAAAGTTCTTTTTCTTATTGATACCTCCGGCTCCAACGCCAGCAACAATGGCGCAGCAGGAACTGATGTCGGTAAGACTTGGCGCTTAAATACTATCAATTCATTCATTACTGCTTATGGCAACAAACCGAACTTCGAATTCGCTTTTGCTTATTTCCAAGGCACGAAGGCCGATGCTTTGCTGAAGAACTCCAGCGGCCAAGGTATTTTCTCTAAAGACATGAGCGCTATTAATCAGGCAGTGATGGATCTTAAGAATATCAAAGACGAAGGTAATACTCCTTACGATGCCGCACTCAGTATCGTTCGCAGTATTATCCACTACGACCAAATGGTAACAGCAACAAAAGACGCTGGTTATGTTGTTGTCATGGTTTCGGACGGTTCACCAACAAATACATCATATACTGACAGCAAGAACGGTATAACAAATCTTACGAACGACGTGAATGCGATCCTTGCCGAAGCGCCAAAGCAAATCAGCTTAAACACTGTTTATCTTTACAACCAGGCTGTGCCTACAGCTTCCCAAAAGTCTTATCTGCAAAAGATTTCAAGCCTAGGTTCTGGCGCCTTCATCGAGGCTAGCTCGAACCAAACTCTGCAGATCTCTGACACCGTCCAGGTTCCTAAGACCGTCTGCAACTAG
- the pilO gene encoding type 4a pilus biogenesis protein PilO — MNQLFEKLAGLSNGKALVIGLMVGLAYYFMMYDDGSALEAQIAALSGQLQQAETKKKDTEATLAEEARMKDAVGKLSEQYAFIAKKLPSDLKSSEMIRGIDSVAKMAGVSVKLKKPGTVTKKEVVEELPVDVTLEGSYSQIAQFVFLTSNLERLTRVLNFSVVAQDDAKEKPLRFEGQVVSYKLAPEPEKAKEGAAAAPANPQGQAE; from the coding sequence ATGAATCAGCTATTTGAAAAACTAGCAGGGCTGTCGAATGGAAAAGCACTTGTCATCGGATTGATGGTGGGGCTGGCTTACTACTTTATGATGTATGACGATGGTTCGGCTCTTGAGGCGCAGATTGCAGCATTGTCTGGTCAGCTTCAACAAGCGGAAACAAAGAAAAAAGATACGGAAGCAACTTTGGCAGAAGAAGCGCGTATGAAGGATGCTGTCGGTAAACTGAGTGAACAGTATGCTTTTATCGCAAAAAAGCTTCCTTCCGATTTGAAATCCTCTGAAATGATTCGGGGTATCGATAGCGTCGCAAAAATGGCGGGAGTCAGTGTTAAGCTTAAGAAGCCGGGCACGGTGACAAAAAAAGAAGTCGTCGAAGAGTTGCCTGTCGATGTGACTTTAGAGGGCAGTTATTCACAAATAGCGCAGTTTGTATTTTTAACCTCGAATCTTGAACGCTTAACACGCGTATTAAACTTTTCCGTGGTAGCGCAAGATGATGCGAAAGAAAAACCTCTGCGTTTCGAAGGCCAAGTCGTAAGTTACAAACTTGCACCTGAGCCAGAGAAAGCAAAAGAAGGAGCTGCTGCAGCTCCCGCAAATCCACAAGGGCAGGCTGAGTGA
- a CDS encoding pilus assembly protein PilP: MASVGLWVAFFMSLKFMTPGHTQTPPAGAGAQKMEPPSPGDLPPEFMQETQQAPQGGGNIPPPPTQPPQVPANAEAAPPPPPPNVPPAAGGTPPMVPATAPGSVAPPPPMESSVPIVPQFASDDQYTYDPTGRRDPFKPYRTYRPTPTNTGPAKMVDMSDPLQRWDLDRFNVVAIMWEIRHPKAMVKDPDGKMYMIGKSTKIGRNSGQVVAIREGEIVVVETIENEGVQTKEVKILELKK; encoded by the coding sequence ATGGCTTCGGTAGGTCTGTGGGTGGCCTTCTTTATGAGTTTGAAATTCATGACTCCGGGGCATACGCAAACCCCACCAGCAGGTGCCGGAGCTCAGAAGATGGAACCGCCATCTCCGGGGGATTTGCCACCTGAGTTTATGCAGGAGACACAGCAGGCGCCTCAAGGGGGAGGAAATATTCCGCCTCCACCAACTCAGCCGCCACAGGTACCGGCAAACGCAGAGGCCGCACCGCCTCCTCCTCCGCCAAATGTTCCGCCGGCTGCCGGGGGCACTCCGCCGATGGTGCCGGCGACCGCGCCGGGAAGTGTAGCACCTCCGCCTCCTATGGAGTCTAGCGTGCCTATAGTTCCGCAGTTTGCTTCGGACGATCAGTACACTTACGATCCGACGGGCCGTCGTGATCCATTTAAGCCATACCGTACTTATCGCCCGACTCCGACGAATACGGGACCGGCGAAAATGGTGGATATGTCAGATCCTCTTCAAAGATGGGATCTAGACCGTTTTAATGTCGTCGCCATCATGTGGGAGATCCGCCATCCAAAAGCGATGGTTAAAGACCCGGATGGCAAGATGTATATGATTGGTAAAAGTACAAAAATTGGACGTAACTCAGGGCAGGTTGTCGCCATCCGTGAGGGCGAGATCGTAGTTGTTGAGACTATTGAAAATGAAGGCGTCCAGACTAAAGAAGTTAAGATACTCGAACTTAAGAAATAG
- a CDS encoding BON domain-containing protein: MISKQSKGQKKPIVPPARPQPEVDRDFDEEVDQEANLHAPQLDDYETMVPLSGEETEIENPAKDIKKSVSTEELTADDVSYMLSRHPEIDASEIVIRVDKGEVILTGSVPEERMKFMAAEVIKLIHGVRSVSNQLKHARVQ, encoded by the coding sequence ATGATTTCAAAACAATCTAAAGGCCAAAAGAAACCCATCGTTCCTCCCGCAAGACCTCAACCTGAAGTCGATAGAGATTTCGATGAAGAGGTGGATCAAGAGGCGAATCTCCATGCTCCTCAACTGGACGACTATGAAACAATGGTCCCGCTTAGTGGTGAGGAAACAGAGATTGAGAATCCGGCAAAAGATATCAAGAAATCTGTCAGCACCGAGGAGCTCACTGCAGATGATGTTTCTTATATGTTGAGCAGACATCCCGAGATAGATGCCTCCGAGATTGTAATTCGCGTCGATAAAGGAGAGGTGATCTTGACTGGATCGGTGCCTGAAGAGCGGATGAAGTTTATGGCGGCGGAAGTGATCAAGCTCATTCATGGAGTTAGATCCGTGAGCAATCAGCTCAAGCACGCGCGGGTTCAATGA
- a CDS encoding lytic transglycosylase domain-containing protein: MKLGYIMIFSLLCLSASDLFASTETCRCPKKPTCANANRISHAQELVGKKDYRQSVVNQNANLTSIKKFIQKVVRERLANHGRKYADRVSNAILKESAKEGMDPLFVLAVIETESQFNPRIVGQHGEIGLMQIMPDTGEWIAGKNGFTWKGKQTLRDPAMNIRIGVSYLAFLREKFEGTAYQYVAAYNMGPGNVRKLASLDIRPKDYSMRVMNNYYGFYQTLADRSP; this comes from the coding sequence ATGAAACTCGGCTACATCATGATCTTCAGTCTGCTTTGCCTATCTGCTTCGGATCTCTTTGCCAGTACAGAAACTTGTCGCTGTCCTAAAAAACCAACTTGTGCAAATGCGAACCGCATCTCTCACGCGCAGGAACTTGTCGGAAAAAAAGATTATCGTCAGAGCGTTGTAAATCAGAACGCCAACCTTACTTCGATTAAAAAGTTTATTCAGAAGGTGGTGCGTGAACGTTTAGCCAACCACGGGAGAAAGTACGCAGATCGCGTGAGTAATGCTATATTGAAAGAGAGTGCCAAAGAAGGTATGGATCCCTTATTCGTCTTGGCCGTTATTGAGACGGAAAGCCAGTTTAACCCACGCATTGTAGGTCAGCATGGAGAAATCGGGCTCATGCAAATTATGCCGGATACTGGTGAGTGGATCGCTGGCAAGAATGGCTTTACTTGGAAGGGCAAGCAAACCCTGAGAGACCCAGCGATGAATATTCGTATCGGAGTTTCGTATTTAGCATTTTTAAGAGAGAAATTTGAAGGAACTGCTTATCAGTATGTGGCCGCGTACAATATGGGCCCGGGGAATGTCAGAAAATTAGCATCTTTAGATATTCGTCCAAAAGACTATTCAATGCGTGTCATGAACAACTACTATGGGTTTTACCAAACGCTTGCTGATCGCTCGCCATAG
- a CDS encoding ester cyclase, with amino-acid sequence MHRQIFFIFTIIVSFLFNSAGFAKSKKELDFEKLEKQVKGNLATFDKLDFDFFSKQDWTGFATTHTKNVKVYWPDGHKTEGLDKHIEDMKYMFSYAPDTRISEHPIKIGQGEWTAVYGIMEGTFTKPMTTPEGKVIQPTGKKFKIPMATIAHWTKEGPLDEEYLFWDNQTYMNQMGLGKQ; translated from the coding sequence ATGCATCGGCAAATTTTCTTCATTTTTACTATTATAGTTTCGTTTCTTTTCAATAGTGCGGGATTTGCGAAATCCAAGAAAGAGCTCGATTTCGAAAAATTAGAAAAACAAGTCAAAGGGAATTTGGCAACGTTCGATAAGCTCGATTTTGATTTCTTCTCGAAGCAAGATTGGACTGGCTTCGCCACGACTCACACTAAAAACGTTAAAGTCTATTGGCCCGACGGGCATAAAACAGAAGGTCTCGATAAACATATCGAAGATATGAAGTACATGTTTAGCTATGCTCCTGATACGAGAATTTCAGAGCACCCTATCAAAATTGGACAAGGTGAGTGGACGGCTGTCTATGGCATCATGGAAGGGACGTTTACGAAACCGATGACGACTCCCGAGGGGAAAGTTATTCAACCTACAGGAAAGAAATTTAAAATTCCGATGGCGACAATCGCTCATTGGACCAAGGAAGGCCCTTTGGATGAGGAATATCTCTTTTGGGATAATCAGACGTATATGAATCAAATGGGATTGGGGAAGCAATGA
- a CDS encoding replication-associated recombination protein A gives MDLFSAAQSQTSAPLSEVLRPKNLDEIIGQEKTIGPRSKLGQMLRKGMVPSLIIWGPPGTGKTTFALALAQHIQAHFVNLNAVDSGAKALREVGEAGRERRLQYNQKTLLFVDEIHRFNKGQQDVLLPYVEKGDLILIGATTENPSYELNKALLSRSRVVVFERLTTDQLQSIVDKVCRFYEVTCENLLKPEARKNLLEIADGDARRLINSLEIIFDYYRFEKSPDSQVEQPSFPLDLESLRELLQMSPLGYDKSSEMHYDVISAFIKSVRGSDPDAAIYYMARMLEGGEDPVFIARRLIILASEDIGNADPRGLSLAVAGLQAVEAIGLPEAAITLAQVTTYLASCPKSNRSYMALNDAREIVKETKTLPIPLHLRSSKTALSKELGYGKEYKYPHNFENAWVEQSYLPEGLEDKRFYDPSTRGFEKSLKEYLQWVRKEKKP, from the coding sequence ATGGATCTTTTTTCAGCCGCTCAATCTCAAACGTCCGCTCCGCTTTCCGAGGTCTTGCGCCCCAAGAACCTTGATGAAATCATTGGCCAAGAAAAAACTATTGGTCCTCGCTCCAAGCTCGGCCAAATGCTTCGCAAGGGCATGGTCCCAAGCCTCATTATTTGGGGGCCTCCTGGAACCGGTAAAACGACATTCGCTCTCGCCCTGGCTCAACATATCCAGGCACACTTCGTAAATCTCAACGCCGTAGATTCAGGCGCCAAGGCACTTCGTGAAGTCGGCGAGGCCGGTCGCGAGCGCCGCCTTCAGTACAACCAGAAAACACTTCTTTTTGTCGATGAAATCCATCGTTTTAATAAAGGCCAGCAAGACGTCCTTCTTCCCTATGTGGAAAAAGGCGATCTTATCCTCATTGGAGCAACGACGGAAAATCCGAGCTATGAGCTGAACAAAGCCCTTCTCAGTCGAAGCCGTGTTGTGGTGTTTGAGCGACTAACTACGGATCAGTTGCAATCCATCGTTGATAAGGTCTGCCGTTTCTATGAGGTGACATGCGAAAACCTCTTGAAACCCGAGGCCCGCAAGAATCTCCTAGAGATCGCCGATGGCGATGCTCGCCGCCTTATCAACTCACTGGAGATCATTTTTGATTACTACCGATTTGAAAAAAGCCCAGATTCGCAGGTCGAGCAGCCGAGTTTCCCGCTAGATCTCGAGTCCCTGCGGGAGCTCCTTCAAATGAGCCCGCTTGGCTACGACAAATCTTCTGAAATGCACTACGATGTGATCTCAGCATTTATTAAGAGTGTCCGCGGAAGCGATCCCGATGCCGCCATTTACTACATGGCTCGTATGCTAGAAGGTGGAGAAGACCCCGTTTTTATTGCCCGTCGGTTAATTATCCTCGCTTCAGAAGATATCGGAAACGCCGACCCTCGAGGCCTCTCGCTCGCGGTCGCAGGCCTCCAGGCAGTAGAGGCTATCGGCCTTCCAGAAGCGGCCATTACCCTGGCGCAGGTCACCACCTATTTGGCGTCTTGCCCAAAATCAAATCGTTCTTATATGGCGTTGAATGATGCCCGTGAGATCGTAAAGGAAACAAAGACACTGCCCATTCCATTGCATTTACGCTCCTCAAAAACAGCACTTTCAAAAGAGCTGGGCTACGGCAAGGAGTACAAATACCCACATAATTTTGAAAATGCCTGGGTAGAACAAAGCTATTTACCAGAGGGACTAGAGGATAAGAGGTTCTACGACCCATCTACGCGTGGATTTGAAAAATCATTGAAGGAATATCTTCAGTGGGTGCGAAAAGAGAAGAAGCCATAA
- a CDS encoding hemolysin III family protein, with the protein MVEKTKPLLRGHFHQAAFFIALGAGSVLIATAHEKAARMVSLVYALSLAGMFACSSLYHRINWSAQARMWWRRLDHSAIFLLIAGTGTPVCLLGIKGESGNHLLWIFWSLAIAGIFKELFWVTAPKWVSAIFYVIMGWAGVFYFTEMSTALGPTNMALMLAGGIVYTIGAVIYALKRPDPFPKIFGYHEIFHLLVVVASLLHFIVVYQLVTA; encoded by the coding sequence ATGGTTGAAAAAACGAAACCGCTTTTGCGTGGGCATTTTCATCAAGCTGCTTTTTTTATCGCTCTAGGAGCTGGGAGTGTGCTTATTGCAACCGCTCATGAAAAAGCGGCTCGTATGGTGAGCTTGGTCTATGCACTCAGCCTTGCAGGAATGTTTGCCTGCAGTAGCCTCTACCACCGTATCAATTGGAGCGCTCAAGCCCGGATGTGGTGGCGACGTTTAGATCACTCGGCAATTTTCTTACTCATTGCGGGAACCGGCACACCGGTTTGTCTTTTAGGAATCAAAGGAGAATCAGGCAATCATCTCCTTTGGATTTTCTGGTCTCTTGCAATTGCGGGTATTTTTAAAGAGCTCTTTTGGGTCACGGCGCCGAAATGGGTTTCGGCTATTTTTTATGTTATCATGGGGTGGGCTGGAGTTTTCTATTTTACCGAAATGAGCACAGCATTAGGACCTACAAATATGGCCTTAATGTTGGCGGGTGGCATTGTTTATACAATCGGCGCCGTTATCTACGCGCTGAAACGTCCGGATCCCTTTCCAAAAATTTTTGGTTATCACGAAATTTTTCATTTACTTGTTGTCGTCGCCAGCCTCTTACATTTTATAGTGGTATATCAACTCGTTACTGCTTAA
- a CDS encoding YceI family protein: MLKSVFATLVLLASVSGHAADIYKIDTKESSVIWKGSKKMGSFHTGGISVKEGQIELDKKNQITSGTVAIDMATITDEDLKGSPEYQKKLVGHLSSDDFFGVTKYPTSTFKILSVTPGKAKDEVTVKGELTMIGKTNPIEFPAKLTVDKGTVKGEAQVKVDRTKWGLKYGSGNFFKELTADKVINDEFELNLKLVAKK, from the coding sequence ATGTTGAAATCTGTTTTCGCAACTCTCGTATTGCTTGCTTCTGTTTCTGGACACGCAGCTGATATTTACAAAATCGATACCAAAGAAAGCTCTGTCATCTGGAAAGGCTCTAAGAAAATGGGCAGTTTCCACACTGGTGGCATTTCTGTGAAAGAAGGCCAAATCGAATTGGATAAGAAAAATCAAATCACTTCCGGCACTGTTGCTATCGACATGGCAACAATCACAGATGAAGATTTGAAAGGCAGCCCTGAATATCAAAAGAAACTAGTAGGCCATCTTTCAAGCGACGATTTCTTCGGAGTTACAAAATACCCTACTTCAACTTTCAAAATCTTGAGCGTGACTCCAGGAAAAGCAAAAGATGAAGTCACAGTAAAAGGTGAGCTCACTATGATTGGAAAAACCAACCCAATCGAATTCCCTGCGAAACTAACTGTGGATAAAGGCACTGTAAAAGGTGAAGCTCAGGTAAAAGTAGACCGCACTAAATGGGGTCTTAAATATGGCTCTGGCAATTTCTTCAAGGAATTGACGGCTGATAAAGTGATCAATGATGAATTTGAGTTAAACCTCAAACTCGTAGCAAAAAAGTAA
- a CDS encoding TIGR02147 family protein, whose protein sequence is MTQVTTTDYRDYILREFERRQKKNPSYSLRAFARDLEIPCSRLSEILNRKRGLSQRRAPALADKLYLSPTEKEYFVDLALCEHARSGLVKNMAVKRINARKMMSAKYDENVFSIIADWYHHVLLEYLQLPNADQSIDAISAQYGIQPGEVERALERLEKVSLIHKEDDGRWTVNNQHRTAAFHANFDGMKRYYSQLMSKVNDHIGKESRAWNMSASTIQIKKSAFPQVVEKLTKFRQELMAELESSPERDSVCCLTMQFFDFAAETNQNTPI, encoded by the coding sequence ATGACACAAGTAACGACGACAGATTACAGAGACTATATCCTTCGCGAATTTGAAAGACGCCAAAAGAAGAATCCCTCGTATTCTCTTCGCGCCTTTGCCAGAGATTTGGAAATTCCATGCTCTCGCCTCTCGGAAATTCTTAATCGCAAACGTGGCCTTTCCCAACGTCGCGCACCGGCTCTCGCAGACAAACTCTATCTTTCACCAACTGAAAAAGAGTACTTTGTTGATTTAGCACTTTGTGAACATGCTCGCAGCGGCCTCGTAAAAAACATGGCTGTAAAAAGAATTAATGCACGCAAAATGATGAGCGCTAAATACGATGAAAATGTTTTTAGTATCATCGCGGACTGGTACCACCACGTCCTGCTTGAGTACCTTCAATTGCCAAACGCCGATCAAAGCATCGATGCTATCAGTGCTCAATATGGCATCCAACCCGGCGAGGTTGAAAGAGCTCTCGAAAGACTCGAGAAAGTAAGCCTCATCCACAAAGAAGATGATGGCCGTTGGACCGTAAACAACCAGCACCGCACAGCTGCCTTCCATGCGAACTTTGATGGAATGAAACGCTATTATTCTCAATTGATGTCAAAGGTAAACGACCACATCGGCAAGGAAAGTCGCGCATGGAATATGTCCGCTTCGACAATTCAAATTAAGAAGTCCGCATTTCCACAAGTGGTTGAGAAGCTCACCAAGTTCCGCCAAGAACTCATGGCCGAATTGGAGTCCTCACCAGAGAGAGATTCCGTCTGTTGTCTGACGATGCAGTTCTTCGACTTTGCTGCTGAAACGAACCAGAACACACCAATTTAA
- a CDS encoding cupin domain-containing protein, which produces MLITRWQAPLTPNKSQAHMILESEGLEPYEEIYDPQMKVHEHRHPFCEVRLIVEGELLFNISGNQFLLRPGDRVEVPANTKHSHTAQGNGTCVCVCAQRAI; this is translated from the coding sequence ATGTTAATCACACGCTGGCAGGCCCCACTAACGCCGAATAAATCTCAAGCTCACATGATCCTCGAGTCAGAAGGGCTTGAACCTTACGAAGAAATCTATGATCCACAAATGAAAGTGCATGAGCACCGTCACCCCTTCTGCGAAGTTCGTCTTATCGTAGAAGGCGAACTTCTTTTTAATATCTCGGGGAATCAGTTCCTACTGAGACCGGGGGATCGCGTGGAAGTACCGGCGAATACAAAGCACTCCCATACAGCCCAAGGCAACGGGACCTGCGTTTGCGTCTGCGCCCAAAGGGCTATCTAA
- a CDS encoding OsmC family protein gives MNTAIAKYQQGKLSHGIQVGNHTLVSDVSVAEGGEDLGPSPHDYLAVALAACTALTLRMYALRKGWPLQSADTTVILDHQKAASKFDRKIHLVGELNDEQKARLLDIANHCPIHQALSGKIDIVTSLV, from the coding sequence ATGAACACGGCGATCGCAAAATATCAGCAAGGCAAATTGAGCCATGGAATTCAAGTCGGCAACCATACCCTCGTTAGCGACGTTTCAGTTGCTGAAGGTGGCGAAGACTTAGGACCCTCACCCCATGACTATCTTGCCGTCGCCTTAGCAGCATGCACAGCGCTGACTCTGCGAATGTATGCACTTCGTAAAGGCTGGCCCCTACAAAGCGCCGATACTACGGTGATTTTGGATCACCAAAAAGCCGCTTCAAAATTTGATCGTAAAATTCATCTTGTTGGTGAACTTAATGACGAGCAGAAAGCAAGACTCCTGGATATCGCAAATCATTGTCCTATCCATCAGGCCTTAAGTGGAAAAATAGATATTGTCACAAGCCTTGTTTAG
- the pilQ gene encoding type IV pilus secretin PilQ, translating into MKGFIRLMIIGALASSLLSCASQQTEEDDSLTTESYSNNGSSSSGSSSSDDFADFDNADNGSSNKGGSQAQSSSSSKDPDLALEEEMNQASSADKQFANDDLDAQAKNELQPQAPAEQAPPPEMPPVEEKQVAQEPPPPAIEEPMAPPAAEEPPPPAVVEETAPVPAPEQPVVQSSGERAVDITGLKFKANDNGGTVIVEGNGPLNYTTRVNPDLKQYIVEIQNSNLPKRLKRTLNTKDIKGAVGAVDAYQSPGSKTSRIVIQMRDGFGEPTVQQEGNALLIVSSGHGGEMVADAGAAHHGDDDGEQSSMTKGEGEVNVDLNSNKILASQSLEEFLSGNTKFYGRKISIETSNIDVRDALKFITEESGVNMVITDDVKGNISLKLRQVPWDQALVVIMKARKLGYSRQGNVLRIVPLEELRKEEDDATKLALARKNIEPLKVRAFNISYAKVDELDKKIKDFLTERGKVVSDMRTSTIVVTDVEESLNRVMKLIQGLDAAPPQVLIEGKIVEALDSFQRTVGVQWSFTGSDVQIGNGANGPVNLRPNLSVGSATNTPGGLGFGLNVGTLDVFGDISASLALFEKEEKVKVLSSPRIVTLSNEKADISQTNELPVKTLTPQPNGQPIVTYQFKPLTLKLEVTPQVTGEGTVIMKVGVNRQIKGAAVSTTDDTFSVNSREANTRVIVKNGQTAVIGGIYRSDVTEGITGVPWLKDIPVLGALFKGTSTDKQRSELLIFLTPRILAQAEGGGTHAGGE; encoded by the coding sequence ATGAAAGGATTCATTAGACTGATGATCATAGGGGCTTTGGCATCGTCGTTGTTGAGCTGCGCGTCTCAGCAAACTGAAGAAGACGATTCTCTTACGACCGAGTCCTACTCTAATAACGGCTCTTCAAGCTCCGGCTCATCCTCTTCGGATGATTTCGCGGACTTTGATAATGCTGACAATGGAAGCAGTAATAAGGGCGGGTCTCAAGCTCAATCATCGTCCTCTAGCAAAGATCCAGATCTCGCTCTTGAAGAAGAGATGAATCAGGCAAGCTCCGCAGATAAGCAGTTTGCCAATGATGATTTGGATGCACAGGCCAAGAATGAGCTGCAGCCTCAGGCTCCAGCAGAGCAGGCTCCGCCACCGGAAATGCCACCTGTCGAGGAAAAACAAGTGGCACAGGAGCCACCGCCTCCGGCTATCGAAGAGCCGATGGCTCCGCCAGCAGCTGAAGAGCCTCCTCCTCCAGCGGTTGTGGAAGAAACTGCTCCGGTTCCAGCGCCTGAGCAGCCGGTAGTTCAATCTTCAGGCGAGCGCGCTGTGGATATCACAGGTTTGAAATTCAAGGCAAACGACAATGGTGGTACCGTCATTGTTGAAGGAAATGGTCCGCTCAACTACACAACTCGTGTCAATCCAGATCTGAAGCAGTACATTGTTGAAATTCAAAATTCAAATCTGCCAAAGCGTCTGAAGAGAACTTTGAATACTAAAGATATCAAAGGTGCCGTCGGTGCTGTTGACGCTTATCAGAGCCCGGGCTCAAAAACTTCTCGCATTGTTATTCAAATGCGTGATGGTTTCGGCGAGCCGACAGTTCAGCAAGAAGGCAACGCTCTTCTTATCGTGAGCTCCGGTCATGGTGGTGAAATGGTGGCAGACGCCGGTGCAGCTCATCACGGTGACGATGATGGTGAGCAGTCTTCTATGACAAAGGGTGAAGGTGAAGTGAACGTAGATCTTAATAGTAATAAGATCCTCGCGAGCCAATCTCTCGAAGAATTCTTGTCAGGTAATACAAAATTCTACGGGCGCAAAATCTCTATCGAAACTAGCAATATCGATGTTCGTGATGCCTTGAAGTTCATCACTGAAGAGAGCGGCGTGAACATGGTTATCACAGACGACGTGAAGGGCAATATCAGCCTGAAGCTCCGTCAGGTTCCATGGGACCAAGCGCTCGTAGTCATCATGAAAGCGCGTAAACTTGGATACAGCCGCCAAGGAAACGTTTTGCGTATTGTCCCTCTTGAAGAACTTCGTAAGGAAGAGGACGATGCAACGAAACTTGCATTGGCTCGTAAGAATATCGAGCCCCTCAAAGTTCGTGCATTCAACATTTCATACGCAAAGGTTGATGAGCTCGATAAAAAAATTAAAGACTTCCTCACAGAAAGAGGAAAAGTCGTTAGTGATATGCGTACGAGTACTATTGTTGTAACGGACGTTGAAGAGAGTCTCAATCGTGTTATGAAGCTCATCCAAGGGTTGGATGCAGCTCCGCCTCAAGTATTGATCGAGGGTAAGATTGTAGAAGCTTTGGATAGCTTCCAAAGAACTGTTGGTGTTCAGTGGAGCTTTACCGGTTCTGATGTACAAATTGGTAATGGTGCTAATGGCCCAGTAAACCTCCGTCCCAACTTGTCTGTAGGTTCGGCGACAAATACACCGGGCGGTTTAGGCTTCGGCTTGAATGTGGGTACCTTGGACGTCTTTGGTGATATCTCTGCCTCATTGGCTCTTTTTGAGAAAGAGGAGAAGGTAAAGGTTCTTTCCTCGCCAAGAATCGTAACGCTTTCAAATGAAAAAGCGGATATCAGCCAAACCAATGAGTTGCCGGTTAAGACACTGACGCCACAACCAAATGGTCAGCCGATTGTAACGTATCAATTTAAGCCACTAACCCTGAAACTTGAGGTAACTCCACAGGTAACAGGCGAAGGAACTGTTATAATGAAAGTGGGCGTAAACCGTCAGATCAAAGGGGCTGCGGTGAGCACAACAGATGATACTTTCTCAGTGAATAGCCGCGAAGCGAATACTCGTGTGATCGTGAAGAACGGTCAAACGGCAGTGATTGGCGGTATCTATCGCTCTGACGTTACTGAGGGTATTACGGGTGTTCCTTGGTTAAAAGATATTCCAGTTCTAGGCGCATTGTTCAAAGGAACTAGCACAGATAAGCAGCGCTCGGAGCTTTTAATTTTCTTAACTCCGAGAATCTTGGCGCAAGCTGAGGGCGGCGGAACTCATGCAGGAGGAGAATAA